From Mesomycoplasma dispar, a single genomic window includes:
- the pepF gene encoding oligoendopeptidase F, translating into MQYKKYSDIPEKHRFDLEILLEGKSIEENFASILAISQQLIAKKDQQFDNVENFLEYKKLEAIFGIKYNKIYNYISNNMSVNVIDPIFSQLNERFMFLMSEFEAKLGSVDVIFYKNEDKIRSWISDERVKPYLKDLNYRLENKKHKLEDEVENYLTKSSFGEVSVYNVFSILSNSETKFEDIIDEKGEKLVLNSTNYYNYLKTGSPLVRKTAYENYHNAYLSHKNTFANLLYQHIKSYSVDAKVRNYNSLIESSLSFDRFPVKNLEKLFEFVASAAPIFEKFKKAQKHFYKAKFGAEMNAWDRLVPLVEIKNNYSVEDAQKIVLESIKPLGSEYENVVSQSFEQRWIDYHYVDSKRSGAYSIGGSYGLEKKYILMNFDFTINSVHTLAHELGHSLHSYYSDKHQDYHNSSYPIFLAEIASIFNELMVDDYLLKNQDDDSFKFEILFQKISTFISTVQRQVIWADYESVLYSKIDSGEPISSYDAFVGIYRQILQKYNPNDPLNDEKPLIYSVIVPHYYYGYYVYKYAIGYLVANVFFQKYKKEGKKALDNYIENFLSKGGSDWPSELLKNAGVDLGDSSIYTEAFALFESQIDEYIRLGKKIFKIDF; encoded by the coding sequence ATGCAATATAAAAAGTATTCAGATATTCCCGAAAAGCACCGTTTTGATTTAGAAATACTCCTTGAGGGCAAATCTATCGAGGAAAATTTTGCTAGTATTCTTGCAATTTCACAGCAATTAATTGCAAAAAAAGATCAGCAATTTGATAATGTTGAAAATTTTCTTGAATACAAAAAATTAGAAGCGATTTTTGGAATAAAGTATAACAAAATTTACAATTACATCTCAAATAATATGAGTGTAAACGTGATTGATCCAATTTTTAGTCAACTTAATGAACGTTTTATGTTTTTAATGTCAGAATTTGAAGCTAAATTAGGTTCAGTTGATGTAATTTTCTATAAAAACGAAGATAAAATTCGTTCCTGAATTAGCGACGAACGTGTAAAACCTTATCTAAAAGATTTGAATTATCGACTTGAAAATAAAAAGCACAAACTTGAAGATGAAGTTGAAAACTACCTTACAAAATCTTCTTTTGGTGAGGTTTCAGTTTATAACGTTTTTTCAATTCTTTCAAATTCAGAGACAAAATTTGAAGACATTATTGACGAAAAAGGTGAAAAATTAGTTCTTAATTCAACAAATTATTACAACTATTTGAAAACAGGCAGTCCTTTAGTGCGCAAAACTGCCTATGAAAATTACCACAACGCCTATTTAAGTCATAAAAATACTTTTGCAAATTTACTATACCAACATATTAAATCATATTCTGTTGATGCAAAAGTGCGCAATTACAATTCTTTAATCGAATCAAGTCTTAGTTTTGACCGTTTTCCAGTTAAAAATTTAGAAAAACTATTTGAATTTGTTGCATCAGCAGCACCAATTTTTGAAAAATTCAAAAAGGCACAAAAACATTTTTACAAAGCTAAATTTGGCGCTGAAATGAACGCTTGAGATCGTTTAGTTCCACTTGTTGAAATAAAAAACAATTATTCTGTCGAAGATGCTCAAAAAATTGTTCTTGAGTCAATTAAACCGTTGGGATCTGAATACGAAAATGTTGTTAGTCAATCTTTTGAACAAAGATGAATTGACTATCATTATGTTGATTCAAAAAGATCTGGCGCTTATTCAATTGGCGGATCTTATGGTCTTGAGAAAAAATATATTCTAATGAATTTCGACTTTACAATAAATTCAGTTCATACCCTTGCGCACGAATTAGGTCATTCGCTTCATTCATATTATTCTGATAAACACCAAGATTATCATAACAGTTCTTATCCAATTTTTCTTGCCGAAATCGCTTCAATCTTTAACGAATTAATGGTTGATGACTATCTCTTGAAAAACCAAGACGATGATAGTTTTAAATTTGAAATTCTATTCCAAAAAATTTCAACATTCATTAGTACCGTTCAAAGACAAGTAATTTGAGCTGATTATGAATCAGTTTTATATAGTAAAATTGATAGCGGTGAACCAATTAGTTCTTATGATGCTTTTGTGGGAATTTATCGTCAAATTTTACAAAAATACAATCCTAACGACCCACTTAATGACGAAAAACCGCTAATTTACAGTGTAATTGTCCCACATTACTATTATGGTTATTATGTCTACAAATACGCAATCGGCTATCTTGTTGCCAATGTTTTCTTCCAAAAATACAAAAAAGAAGGAAAAAAAGCGCTTGATAATTACATTGAAAACTTTCTTTCCAAAGGTGGATCTGACTGACCAAGTGAACTTCTGAAAAATGCTGGCGTTGATCTTGGTGATTCATCAATTTATACCGAAGCATTTGCCCTTTTTGAAAGCCAAATTGATGAATATATTCGCCTTGGGAAGAAAATTTTTAAAATTGACTTTTAA
- a CDS encoding acetate/propionate family kinase: MIWKILVINAGSSSIKWQIFQKDNLELLGVGLIERIGLDNGLIKMTFLEKDYKFSANFANHTEALEKQIAIWQENKLVEDLSEFELVGFRIVHGGASFNSPAKLDANAIAKIEEASKFAPLHNPGALATIEAIKKLLPKAKLGASFDTAFHASIPKLNYTYPIDKEIAKKYGIRKYGFHGISHKFISTQVEKIYNSDKVNFVNMHIGNGISLCAIKDSASVDTSMGMTPLAGVAMGTRSGDVDPSILPYLATEANFSFSEIDQLLNKKSGLLGLSGISSDLRDVINAAENGNVDASFALEVYVQKIVDYLVNYINKVGKDIQALVFTGGVGENSAFIRKSIIEKISLPKLNLVLDYEKNTKPIPTFGPIEKISATESDLEIFVIKTNEELLIAKNALKVWAN; the protein is encoded by the coding sequence ATGATTTGAAAAATTTTAGTAATTAACGCCGGATCTTCATCAATTAAATGACAAATTTTTCAAAAAGATAATCTCGAACTTCTTGGTGTTGGCCTAATCGAACGAATTGGTCTTGACAACGGACTAATCAAGATGACTTTTTTGGAAAAAGACTATAAATTCAGTGCTAATTTTGCTAACCACACCGAGGCACTTGAAAAGCAAATTGCAATTTGACAAGAAAATAAACTAGTTGAAGATCTTAGTGAGTTTGAACTTGTCGGTTTTCGCATTGTCCACGGTGGAGCTAGTTTTAATTCGCCAGCGAAATTAGATGCAAATGCAATCGCTAAAATCGAAGAAGCATCAAAATTTGCTCCTTTACATAACCCTGGTGCACTTGCAACAATCGAAGCAATTAAAAAATTGCTACCAAAAGCAAAATTAGGCGCAAGTTTTGATACTGCTTTTCATGCATCAATTCCGAAATTAAACTATACTTATCCAATTGATAAAGAAATTGCTAAAAAATACGGAATTAGAAAATACGGTTTTCACGGTATTTCCCATAAATTCATTAGCACACAAGTAGAAAAAATTTATAATTCTGATAAGGTAAATTTTGTTAATATGCACATTGGTAACGGAATTTCCCTTTGCGCAATTAAAGATTCAGCATCAGTTGATACTTCAATGGGAATGACGCCGCTTGCTGGTGTGGCGATGGGAACTCGTAGTGGCGATGTTGATCCATCAATTTTGCCTTATTTGGCAACCGAAGCTAATTTTTCGTTTAGTGAAATTGACCAACTTTTGAATAAAAAATCTGGGCTTTTAGGTTTATCTGGTATTTCTTCTGATCTTCGCGATGTAATTAATGCTGCCGAAAACGGTAATGTTGATGCAAGTTTTGCACTTGAAGTTTATGTCCAAAAAATTGTTGACTACCTTGTAAATTACATTAATAAAGTCGGTAAAGACATTCAAGCATTAGTTTTTACTGGTGGTGTTGGTGAGAATTCCGCTTTTATTCGCAAGTCAATTATTGAAAAAATTAGTCTACCAAAACTAAATTTAGTACTTGATTATGAAAAAAACACAAAGCCAATTCCGACTTTTGGCCCAATTGAGAAAATTTCTGCCACTGAATCCGATCTTGAAATTTTTGTAATTAAAACAAATGAGGAACTTTTAATTGCCAAAAACGCCCTTAAAGTTTGAGCTAACTAA
- a CDS encoding P110/LppT family adhesin N-terminal domain: MKKLSKRNVLFLSFSFSVLISAAVAIPLGIRAYSRTFDAGLLTHNEKLDGAISLSNQENFDRNEFLKLAKTVKIKDNFAKKLSAYDALELHFDKFYSFDLNDIVDFGPILAKFPNFKLKLIVPPKKDQVKVEKNSLKNLAINAISLQKAINFNTQVELQFNHNVEKLEISPENLSLVFQFSNNKVTKNKSVVELAIDLQKKFSENFKKENANEIAAFFKTLPDFGGISILDQKKDQVILPTNFEIRPKLQSEKLVFTKVDNARPKLELQLSLVDKNTMKEWDVFLEFTNFPKINDVKQGKIEEIFKKNYNFKADLARVLVFSNLMPSQAIFENLPEKLKNHSDFKAKKVSDFNFWYQKNDLNSLLDEVKKIVPKNFNAENVEFEIENKNFDEKELKKFNEKHQIPLILSVSGKFKGESLIPVGIKLNDKSQFNYRFSFLDDLSDSIYSASLENALNPLDKSGNINKNALNLEDLKFEVKQNLPTTIFASTFDETISEWKNKPLDLKNIDKKLKPLFDLLNSSVVLEEKQKTLAAKVSVGTTLFAEEQKSQSLGEKTENSKKPGDILKETLDRLAKTPLLKNRSVFLSSEFSDKYNLILDIKDGKVSEKRLKFPIKSVVANNKPFELLQEKTNLHLFLDWKSNVKTTSKIHKGPIETPRNYVDSISALNNSELKFVPGKQNEQSENVSNESSVIFPFKTEANKGIYLTGNGLELENPSLRQPSEGVKNITIFYVFKPSDIFYPPWTNFSLLKSTKNSSSSSENSLDLLIRNYFVPGFNLIGVNFRKNTTEQQGILDNQNPNSLIRTTFNGELRIELRPDGGELNLEHIAPKNDIVTNQDFLNNTDATVMVKLKIENKEAKLSFYTTESNTPYDPVWEIKGENIDFSGFSVNNNLKLGILPPKQPDDNSPYRGAIIFKSLAIFDNSKTIDDKQIAKSFIDEYFDLKQKN, translated from the coding sequence ATGAAAAAATTATCAAAAAGAAATGTTTTATTTCTCAGTTTTAGTTTTAGTGTTCTTATTTCTGCTGCAGTCGCAATCCCGCTTGGAATTCGTGCATATTCTAGAACTTTTGATGCTGGACTTTTAACACATAATGAAAAACTAGATGGGGCAATTAGTCTATCAAATCAGGAAAATTTTGACCGAAATGAATTCCTAAAATTAGCAAAAACAGTTAAAATTAAAGATAATTTTGCTAAAAAATTATCTGCATACGATGCACTTGAGCTTCATTTTGATAAATTTTACAGTTTTGATCTAAATGATATTGTTGATTTTGGTCCAATTTTAGCAAAATTTCCTAATTTTAAGCTAAAATTAATTGTCCCACCTAAAAAAGATCAAGTAAAAGTTGAAAAAAATTCCTTAAAAAATTTAGCAATTAATGCAATTAGCCTTCAAAAAGCTATCAATTTTAATACCCAAGTTGAGCTTCAATTCAATCACAATGTAGAAAAATTAGAAATAAGTCCGGAAAATCTTAGCCTAGTGTTTCAATTTTCAAACAATAAGGTTACTAAAAATAAATCGGTAGTTGAACTTGCAATTGATTTACAGAAAAAATTTAGTGAAAATTTTAAAAAGGAAAATGCTAATGAAATAGCAGCCTTTTTTAAAACTTTGCCTGATTTTGGCGGAATTTCTATTCTAGATCAAAAAAAAGATCAAGTAATTTTGCCTACTAATTTCGAAATTAGACCAAAATTACAAAGTGAAAAACTTGTTTTTACAAAAGTAGATAATGCTCGCCCAAAGTTAGAACTTCAATTATCACTGGTTGACAAAAACACTATGAAGGAGTGGGATGTTTTTCTTGAATTTACAAATTTTCCAAAAATAAATGATGTAAAACAAGGAAAAATCGAGGAAATCTTTAAGAAAAATTACAATTTCAAAGCCGATCTAGCTAGAGTTTTGGTTTTTTCTAATTTAATGCCATCACAAGCTATTTTTGAAAATTTACCAGAAAAACTAAAAAATCACTCTGATTTTAAGGCTAAAAAAGTTTCAGATTTTAACTTTTGGTACCAAAAAAATGACTTAAATTCTTTACTTGATGAAGTTAAAAAAATAGTTCCCAAAAATTTTAATGCAGAAAATGTTGAATTTGAAATTGAAAATAAAAATTTTGATGAAAAAGAACTTAAAAAGTTTAATGAAAAACATCAAATCCCTTTAATTCTTTCAGTTAGTGGAAAATTCAAAGGAGAATCTTTAATTCCTGTTGGAATTAAACTCAATGATAAAAGTCAGTTTAATTACAGATTCAGTTTTTTAGACGACTTAAGTGATTCGATTTATTCTGCTTCACTTGAAAATGCGCTAAATCCGCTTGATAAAAGTGGGAACATTAATAAAAATGCTTTAAATTTAGAAGATCTTAAATTCGAAGTTAAACAAAATTTGCCTACCACAATTTTTGCTTCAACTTTTGATGAAACAATTTCTGAATGAAAAAATAAACCTTTAGATTTAAAAAACATTGATAAAAAGCTAAAACCACTTTTTGATTTACTAAATTCATCAGTAGTTTTAGAAGAAAAACAAAAAACATTAGCCGCAAAAGTTAGTGTTGGTACAACTTTATTTGCAGAAGAGCAAAAAAGCCAATCTCTCGGTGAAAAGACAGAAAATTCAAAAAAACCTGGCGATATTTTAAAAGAAACACTAGATAGACTTGCAAAAACTCCTTTACTTAAAAATAGATCAGTTTTTTTATCTTCTGAATTTAGTGATAAATATAATCTGATTTTAGATATTAAAGATGGAAAAGTTAGTGAAAAAAGACTAAAATTTCCAATTAAATCAGTTGTTGCAAACAATAAACCTTTTGAGCTATTGCAAGAAAAAACAAATTTACACCTTTTTCTCGATTGAAAATCCAACGTTAAAACAACTTCAAAAATTCACAAAGGTCCGATTGAAACTCCTAGAAATTATGTTGATTCAATTTCAGCCCTTAATAATTCAGAACTAAAATTTGTTCCTGGAAAACAGAATGAACAAAGTGAAAATGTTTCTAATGAGAGTTCTGTGATTTTTCCATTTAAAACCGAGGCTAATAAAGGAATTTATTTAACAGGCAACGGTTTAGAATTAGAAAACCCCTCTCTCCGTCAACCTTCAGAGGGTGTAAAAAATATTACAATTTTTTATGTTTTTAAACCTAGCGATATTTTTTATCCGCCTTGAACTAACTTTTCATTACTAAAATCTACAAAAAATTCTAGTAGTAGTAGTGAAAATAGTTTAGACCTTTTAATCAGAAACTATTTTGTTCCTGGGTTTAATTTAATTGGGGTTAATTTTCGAAAAAACACAACAGAACAACAAGGAATCCTAGATAATCAGAATCCTAATTCTTTGATTAGAACAACATTTAATGGCGAACTCCGGATTGAATTACGACCAGATGGAGGCGAACTTAATCTTGAGCATATTGCTCCAAAAAATGATATTGTAACCAACCAAGATTTTTTAAATAACACCGATGCTACCGTAATGGTTAAACTGAAAATTGAAAATAAAGAAGCAAAATTATCTTTTTATACAACAGAATCAAATACTCCTTATGATCCAGTATGAGAAATTAAAGGAGAAAATATTGATTTTTCAGGCTTTAGTGTTAATAATAATCTAAAATTGGGTATATTGCCACCAAAACAACCTGATGATAATTCTCCATATCGAGGCGCTATCATTTTCAAATCACTTGCGATTTTCGATAATTCAAAAACCATCGATGACAAGCAAATTGCTAAGAGTTTTATTGACGAGTATTTTGACCTTAAACAAAAAAATTAA
- a CDS encoding phosphate acetyltransferase yields MTYQEYLQARLEQQNEVKSLRSVLIIDGEDERAIAAAKMLKEQNLVKPVLLVDELISNLEIEQYVVDYDEKLEFIKQFVKLRKGKETLESAEMQFESNAFYGTMLLKNKKVDAVVGGLNYPTAEILRAAFKIIGPKPNIKTISSVMIMHKDEKKYLFSDISVNIAPNENQLVDIAKNALDFALQLGFDPKPAFLSFSTKGSAKSPQSDVVARATQMFNATSPIEAYGEIQFDAALDTQVRRQKYGENVATNANVLIFPNLDAGNIGYKIAQRLGGFGAIGPIITGIDAPINDLSRGATVEDVFNTVLISALQVEKEK; encoded by the coding sequence ATGACATACCAAGAATATCTTCAAGCGCGACTTGAACAACAAAATGAAGTCAAAAGCTTGCGTTCAGTTCTAATTATTGACGGGGAAGATGAACGCGCAATTGCAGCAGCGAAAATGTTAAAGGAACAAAATTTAGTAAAACCAGTTTTACTAGTTGATGAACTAATTTCAAATCTTGAAATCGAGCAATATGTTGTTGACTATGATGAAAAGTTAGAATTCATCAAACAATTTGTAAAACTACGTAAAGGTAAAGAAACACTTGAATCAGCAGAAATGCAATTTGAATCTAATGCTTTTTACGGAACAATGTTACTTAAAAATAAAAAAGTGGACGCTGTTGTTGGTGGACTTAATTATCCAACTGCCGAGATTTTACGTGCTGCTTTTAAAATTATCGGGCCAAAACCAAATATTAAAACAATTTCTTCCGTGATGATAATGCACAAAGACGAAAAAAAATATTTATTTAGTGATATTTCGGTAAATATTGCCCCAAATGAGAATCAACTTGTTGATATTGCTAAAAATGCCCTTGATTTTGCATTGCAATTAGGTTTTGATCCAAAACCAGCATTTCTATCTTTTTCAACAAAAGGATCAGCAAAATCACCACAATCAGATGTAGTTGCAAGAGCGACACAAATGTTTAATGCAACTTCACCAATCGAAGCCTATGGTGAAATTCAATTCGATGCTGCCCTTGATACACAAGTTCGCCGCCAAAAATACGGTGAAAATGTGGCTACAAATGCTAATGTCTTAATTTTCCCAAACCTTGATGCTGGAAATATCGGCTATAAAATTGCGCAAAGACTTGGTGGTTTTGGCGCAATCGGACCAATAATTACTGGAATCGATGCTCCAATTAATGACTTATCTCGTGGCGCAACAGTTGAAGATGTTTTCAATACCGTCTTAATTAGTGCACTCCAAGTTGAAAAGGAAAAATAA
- a CDS encoding P97 family adhesin, producing the protein MIIFTGFLLLGSSAIITIPAILSTKLVASDPLFQVKKNIKLISAVNLKDEFVNSDSNYFIVKNKIFNNDGSKKSGVDLTSFFDFYQSLPNYSGVIDFKNDTLWSKFKIEIFEIKPIDSEQSFDVYYRLLQDLGNNKIAKSDLYHTKVAYSFNSNYSLTNFANQAKAELSKLRPWTNQEFSRSTKKRLTKLTLVDDFFAEINQAKTATELEKILDQFFNYSEIINNLYKKAENQFENELGKLVPKIQVQLIQDPMFHQGFLTKTATENIYRLWFNVSFAPEFAKTIKQDFNSDAKFQSYADLDFSDFFLNEKIKDEINLTPFSQQDYLNLSAENQGKARDAWDFINYFKNQVFATKDEKKKFLNDLLKKITKKSLIEKLNFGKSFDNLPKEQIFESLQFNFEIDPDKVELVNQKNEVQLRVFGKVKISDASKNFSISKDFHQDYGNLGLISQNDPKISEKIKATNFEFNPISSQSSYHNSKKLSKNEILELLQNENHKKLRKILTNKRYYGVEFDETRLKFLVTNYQLPSIEKLKSVTTDDYNFSQTEGEEGIINVFNSIAGKTEQTLRFLVALASKDVQFVGKYWFDFLQYLKLIKTETKWPSDFDSHNFFKKMSEIKIEDTRDKEPPSSRKKDLWLFSFNGNYWADKKGRLPYSFFLHENFKNLRNFIKTDDKSANVDYFIEQIRETARKIPENEAKQEKSIKFENFADFLMAFYATVYSNDKGLLANSLGENFGYQIKFNEKIEPKNVQVSTISDTQNKKIKLEYLYKIGPVDQNNNLISTLFKTNKGELEIEVDDSAQKYDDELEDLNDLAQHLPATNFPVYFKKEDYDKFSKKVQEEVKKDSPNIEKILKNFTFWEFFKLNYPNYGLKIVKDVNSNTSTDDNADIKDVFENISSISGETKKALYLGVFSKKNPQKVSDSKVKIIIKQAETSAFNI; encoded by the coding sequence TTAATCATTTTTACTGGATTTCTGCTTTTAGGATCTAGCGCAATAATTACAATTCCAGCAATTTTAAGTACAAAATTAGTAGCAAGCGATCCGCTTTTTCAAGTCAAAAAAAATATTAAATTGATTTCCGCTGTTAATCTCAAAGATGAATTTGTTAATAGCGACTCGAATTATTTCATTGTTAAAAACAAAATTTTTAACAATGATGGTAGTAAAAAATCTGGTGTTGATTTAACCAGTTTTTTTGATTTCTACCAAAGCTTACCAAATTATTCAGGTGTGATTGATTTCAAAAACGATACGCTGTGATCAAAATTTAAAATTGAAATTTTTGAAATCAAACCAATTGACAGCGAACAATCTTTTGATGTTTACTACCGACTTTTGCAAGATTTAGGTAATAATAAAATTGCAAAATCTGATCTTTACCACACCAAAGTTGCCTATAGTTTTAATAGCAATTACTCACTTACCAACTTCGCTAATCAGGCAAAAGCGGAATTAAGCAAATTAAGACCTTGAACAAACCAAGAATTTAGTCGCTCAACTAAAAAAAGACTAACAAAACTAACGCTTGTTGACGACTTTTTTGCTGAAATAAACCAAGCAAAAACTGCAACTGAATTGGAAAAAATTCTTGACCAGTTTTTCAATTACAGCGAAATCATTAACAATTTATATAAAAAAGCAGAAAACCAATTTGAAAATGAACTTGGAAAATTGGTTCCAAAAATTCAAGTTCAACTTATCCAAGACCCAATGTTTCACCAAGGTTTTTTAACAAAAACCGCAACTGAAAACATTTATCGTCTTTGATTTAATGTTAGTTTTGCGCCTGAGTTTGCAAAAACAATCAAGCAAGATTTTAATTCCGATGCTAAATTCCAAAGCTATGCCGATCTAGATTTTTCCGACTTTTTCCTAAACGAAAAAATTAAAGACGAGATTAATTTAACTCCTTTTAGTCAGCAAGATTATTTAAATCTATCAGCCGAAAATCAAGGAAAAGCTCGTGATGCTTGAGATTTTATAAATTACTTTAAAAATCAAGTTTTTGCCACTAAAGATGAAAAGAAAAAATTTTTAAATGATCTTTTAAAGAAAATTACCAAGAAATCCTTAATTGAAAAGCTTAATTTTGGTAAATCTTTTGATAATTTACCAAAAGAACAAATTTTTGAAAGTCTACAGTTCAACTTTGAAATCGACCCCGACAAAGTTGAACTTGTAAATCAAAAAAATGAGGTGCAACTTCGTGTTTTTGGTAAAGTTAAAATTAGTGATGCATCAAAAAACTTTTCAATTAGTAAAGATTTTCATCAAGACTATGGTAATTTAGGTCTAATTTCGCAAAATGATCCAAAAATTTCTGAAAAAATTAAGGCTACAAATTTTGAATTTAACCCTATTTCTTCACAGTCTTCCTATCATAATAGCAAAAAACTCTCAAAAAATGAGATTTTAGAACTTCTTCAAAATGAAAATCATAAAAAATTAAGAAAAATTCTCACTAATAAACGTTATTATGGTGTTGAATTTGACGAAACTAGATTAAAATTTTTGGTTACTAATTATCAACTTCCATCAATTGAAAAACTAAAAAGTGTTACAACCGATGACTATAATTTCTCACAGACGGAAGGGGAAGAAGGGATTATTAACGTTTTTAACTCGATTGCTGGGAAAACCGAACAAACTTTACGATTTTTAGTAGCACTTGCTAGCAAGGACGTCCAATTTGTTGGTAAATATTGATTTGATTTTCTTCAATATTTAAAGTTAATAAAAACTGAAACAAAATGGCCAAGCGATTTTGATTCCCATAATTTTTTCAAAAAAATGTCTGAAATAAAAATTGAAGATACAAGGGATAAAGAACCTCCAAGTTCTAGAAAAAAAGATTTGTGACTCTTTTCTTTTAATGGAAATTATTGGGCTGACAAAAAAGGCAGATTACCTTATAGTTTCTTTCTACACGAAAATTTTAAAAACTTGAGAAATTTCATAAAAACTGATGATAAATCAGCAAATGTTGATTATTTTATTGAACAAATTCGTGAAACCGCAAGAAAAATCCCAGAAAACGAGGCAAAACAAGAAAAAAGTATAAAATTTGAAAACTTTGCCGATTTTCTAATGGCTTTTTATGCAACAGTTTATTCTAATGATAAAGGCCTTCTAGCAAATTCTTTAGGGGAAAATTTTGGCTATCAAATTAAATTTAATGAAAAAATAGAACCTAAAAATGTACAAGTTTCTACTATTTCTGATACTCAAAATAAAAAAATAAAATTAGAATATCTCTACAAAATTGGCCCAGTTGACCAAAATAATAATTTGATTTCTACCTTATTTAAGACAAATAAAGGTGAACTTGAAATTGAAGTTGATGACTCAGCTCAAAAATACGATGATGAACTTGAAGATCTTAACGATTTAGCACAACACTTACCAGCAACCAACTTTCCTGTTTATTTTAAAAAAGAAGATTATGATAAATTTAGTAAAAAAGTTCAAGAAGAAGTTAAAAAAGATAGTCCTAATATTGAAAAAATTCTCAAAAATTTCACTTTTTGAGAATTTTTTAAGTTAAATTATCCAAATTATGGACTAAAAATTGTAAAAGATGTTAACTCTAATACAAGCACAGATGATAATGCTGACATTAAGGATGTATTTGAAAACATTTCTTCAATTTCTGGTGAAACTAAAAAAGCACTTTATTTAGGTGTTTTTTCAAAGAAAAATCCTCAAAAAGTATCTGATAGCAAAGTTAAAATCATCATAAAGCAAGCAGAAACATCTGCTTTTAACATCTAG